A region from the Rufibacter sp. DG15C genome encodes:
- a CDS encoding DUF5686 family protein, translated as MKKSLLLFLLVIKAFYLFAQTAPLSGKVVDSETQKPLDFVTVQPHRAKVPVFTDEAGVYALRQYHDNDKVSFTLLGYGQVTKTVQELKQQPNISLVRQSVSLQEIVIGPQENPAFKIVRAAARKKEQYLPENQKAMEFETYTLMKGSILESEAKDKKRRFSKRFAPYLDSLLVGDTPAKLASIPIFQSETVKLNYFIKDPKKAKEVLKASKVVGVGIEKEAQIAQLLNAQAEHFSFNQNYLRMFDKDFVSPIASGWSNYYDYDLEDSVETSSGKVYKLKIIPKRPQDLTFSGTMWIADGTFALRRIEVKMSPAVKLNFITDLRIVQVWDDSYLSLLPISSKRKFQISGLPGTEVKLFVETATHYRDLVLNQPRAIDFFDNSHVMGDSVLKYKDAFWQSARPASFAPEDLKRVESIAQINKLPEIQSTVKLIRVIVEGHLPVNDKLEWGPIFGTYVFNNIEGHRFQLGARTTEAFHKNWILNGYVGYGTRDKSVKGLLNVRYVANRERWTEWGASYLNDVGPAAMDLNNTRVNSLFFSAFRWGDMNFPYKQERIQVWAEREWVQSFTQRITLRHSKHTPVFYSAPVAEGEFARFGKFRTTDLIINLQYTPNRKTLIRHWDKVGISNSNSPVIGLEVSLGMDGLLNSDLSYQQVAFSVEQRIRAGVLGYGRYYFRAEKTFNQVPLPLLQVPVGNETPFFILHGYNLMPFFSFANDEMVSLRYDHHFEGALSLTNRIPLLKKTRARLVAGGAMMMGHLSEKNQSTAVEGDPNFGNFRGLGKDPYAEVNVGLKNLFQLVRVDLVHRLTYKQLDMPQWGLRMSISVNP; from the coding sequence GTGAAAAAAAGCTTACTGCTCTTTTTATTAGTCATTAAGGCGTTCTATCTCTTTGCCCAAACCGCCCCCCTCAGCGGCAAAGTTGTTGACTCCGAAACCCAAAAGCCCCTTGACTTTGTAACGGTCCAGCCGCACAGAGCCAAGGTTCCGGTGTTTACAGATGAGGCAGGGGTTTATGCCCTTCGGCAATACCATGACAATGACAAAGTCTCCTTCACCTTGCTGGGCTATGGACAAGTAACCAAAACGGTTCAGGAATTAAAGCAACAACCAAACATAAGCTTAGTACGGCAGTCAGTGTCCTTGCAAGAAATTGTGATTGGGCCACAGGAAAACCCTGCCTTTAAGATTGTAAGGGCGGCCGCCCGTAAGAAGGAGCAGTACCTGCCAGAGAACCAGAAGGCCATGGAGTTTGAGACTTACACCCTCATGAAAGGCAGTATTCTGGAGAGTGAAGCCAAAGACAAGAAACGCAGATTCTCCAAGCGCTTTGCCCCGTACCTTGACAGCTTATTGGTTGGAGACACCCCGGCTAAACTTGCCTCTATTCCCATTTTTCAGTCAGAAACGGTTAAGCTCAACTACTTCATTAAGGACCCCAAAAAAGCCAAGGAAGTCCTGAAGGCTAGTAAAGTAGTAGGAGTAGGGATTGAAAAGGAAGCCCAGATTGCCCAGTTGCTGAACGCGCAGGCAGAGCATTTCTCCTTTAACCAAAACTACCTGCGCATGTTTGACAAGGACTTTGTAAGTCCTATTGCCAGCGGCTGGTCCAATTATTATGACTATGACCTGGAAGACAGCGTAGAGACGTCATCGGGCAAAGTCTATAAACTAAAGATCATCCCCAAGCGTCCGCAGGACCTTACCTTTTCTGGTACCATGTGGATTGCCGATGGCACGTTTGCCTTGCGCCGCATTGAGGTGAAAATGAGCCCTGCCGTGAAGCTGAATTTCATTACTGACTTGCGCATTGTGCAGGTGTGGGACGATAGTTATCTCTCCCTGCTGCCCATCTCCAGCAAGCGTAAATTCCAAATCTCGGGGCTGCCGGGTACAGAGGTGAAGTTGTTTGTGGAGACAGCCACGCATTACAGAGACTTGGTCCTGAACCAGCCTAGGGCAATAGACTTCTTTGACAACTCCCATGTGATGGGTGACTCGGTGCTGAAGTACAAGGATGCTTTTTGGCAAAGTGCCAGGCCAGCGTCCTTCGCGCCCGAAGATTTGAAGCGTGTAGAGTCCATTGCTCAAATCAACAAGCTGCCAGAAATCCAAAGCACAGTCAAACTGATTCGGGTAATTGTTGAAGGGCATTTGCCTGTCAATGACAAACTAGAATGGGGGCCCATCTTTGGAACCTATGTCTTTAATAACATTGAAGGGCACAGATTTCAATTGGGCGCCAGAACCACCGAGGCATTCCATAAAAACTGGATTTTAAATGGCTATGTAGGCTATGGCACCAGAGACAAGTCTGTGAAAGGCTTACTCAACGTACGGTACGTGGCAAACCGGGAACGCTGGACAGAGTGGGGAGCCAGTTACCTAAATGACGTAGGCCCGGCGGCTATGGACCTGAACAACACACGGGTGAATAGCCTGTTTTTCTCCGCGTTCAGATGGGGCGACATGAATTTCCCCTACAAACAAGAGCGTATCCAAGTATGGGCCGAGCGGGAGTGGGTGCAGTCCTTTACCCAGCGAATTACCTTGCGGCACTCTAAACACACGCCTGTCTTTTATTCAGCGCCCGTGGCCGAAGGGGAGTTTGCCAGGTTTGGAAAGTTTAGAACTACTGACTTGATCATCAACCTGCAATATACGCCCAACCGGAAAACCTTGATCAGGCATTGGGACAAAGTGGGCATCTCCAACTCCAACTCACCGGTGATAGGGCTGGAAGTATCCTTGGGCATGGACGGATTGCTCAACTCAGATTTAAGTTACCAACAGGTTGCTTTCTCGGTTGAACAACGCATTCGGGCAGGAGTCCTGGGGTATGGCCGTTATTACTTTAGAGCCGAGAAAACCTTTAACCAAGTGCCGTTACCCTTGTTGCAAGTGCCGGTGGGCAATGAGACTCCCTTTTTCATTTTACATGGCTATAATCTGATGCCTTTCTTCTCCTTCGCCAATGATGAAATGGTGTCCCTGCGCTATGACCATCATTTTGAGGGAGCCCTTTCCTTGACTAACCGTATTCCTCTACTTAAGAAAACCCGCGCCCGGCTGGTGGCTGGCGGCGCCATGATGATGGGGCATCTCTCTGAGAAGAATCAATCCACCGCCGTAGAGGGAGACCCTAATTTTGGAAACTTCAGAGGACTGGGCAAAGATCCGTACGCCGAGGTCAACGTGGGCTTGAAAAACCTCTTCCAATTGGTACGAGTGGATTTGGTACACAGACTTACCTACAAACAGCTGGACATGCCGCAGTGGGGTCTTAGAATGTCCATCTCTGTGAATCCGTAA